The DNA window CCGGTCTGCAAACACTCTGGCTGGGTCGAACTGCTTCCCTGCGGCCTCACGCACCCGAATGTTCTCCGCGCGGGCGGCATTGATCCCGACCAATACGGCGGCTTTGCCTTCGGCCTCGGTCTCACCCGCCTCGTCATGATGCGTTATCTGATTGACGACATCCGTTGGTTGCAATCGGGCGACCTCCGTTTCTTGAAACAGTTTTAGGAGCATCCACCTTGAAGTTCTCCTACCAATGGCTCACTGAGCTGGTTGAAGATCTCGACATCGACGCGAAAGAAGTTTCCCGCCGCATCACCCTGCACACCGCAGAGAGCGAGGGCGTCGAAGAGCACGGCGCGCTGTGGAAGGGCGCCTGCCCTGCCACCGTCCTTAGCGTCGAGAGCATCCCCAACGCCCACAATGTCAAAGCGGAAGTCGAAACCGCCCTCTACGGCAAGAAGACTCTCGTCTGCGGCGCGCCGAATTGCCGCGCCGGCCTGCGCACGATCTACATCCCGCTTGGTGTCAAGCGCATCAGTGGGGTTGATAGCGACGGCATGCTCGCCAGCCCCGCCGAACTCGGCATCAACGGCGACCACGACGGCATCATCGAACTGAGCGAAGACTTCGCGCTCGCCCCCGACGCGATCATCGAGATCGACAACAAGAGCCTCACCCATCGCCCCGACCTCTGGGGCCACTACGGCATGGCGCGCGAACTGGCCGCCATCCTCGACAAGCCGCTGGTCGACCCGGTCAGCTTAGAACTGTTGCCCGAGGGCGACCCGCAGGTTGCGGTCGAAGTGCTTGACTCCCATCTCTGCCCCCGTTTCTCGGCCCAGCTCTTTGAAAACGTCAGCGTCACGGACTCGCCCTACTGGCTGCAGTACCGCCTGCAATCGATCGGGCTGAACTCGATCAGCAACATCGTCGACGTCACCAACTGGCTGCTCGCCGAGCTGCCGCAGCCCACCCACGCCTACGACGCCGATAAGATCCACGGCAAGATCATCGTCCGCCGCGCCACCGACGGCGAAACAATGCTCGCGCTGAACGGCGAAGAGTATACCCTCACCGCCGAAGACCTCGTCATTGCCGACGAACAGGGCGCCATCGGCATCGCCGGCGTCATTGGCGGCAAGGCCAGCTCCATCGGCCCGGACACCAAGCGCATCATCCTGGAGGCGGCAAATTTCAACGCCTCGGCCGTGCGCAAGACAAGCTCCCGCCTGAAGCTGCGCACCGACGCCTCCATGCGCTTTGAGAAGGCGCAGGACCCCGTCAACACGCTGCGCGCCATTGCTCGCGGCGCGGAACTCTTTGAGCTGGTCAGCCCTGGCATCCGTGCCGTAGGCGGCCCCACCGACGTCGCCGCAGTGGCCAAGCCGTTGCCGGTCATCACCCTTTCCCTGCCCTGGCTCACCCGTAAGCTGGGCCGCGAGATCGCCAAGCCCGAGGTGATTGGCATCCTCACCCGCCTCGCCTTCCTGGTGGAAGACCGGGGCGACACGCTGCTGGTTACTGTCCCCAGTTGGCGCGCGACCAAGGACGTCTCGATACCGGACGATCTCGTCGAAGAAATCGGCCGCACCGTGGGCTATGCCACCATCACGCCGGTTGCCCCGGCCATGCCCGTCGTGCCTCCTCCGGTCAATGAGGAGCGCCGCTACTTCAACCGTTTGCGCAACGTCGCCACCCAGCACGGCTATCACGAAATCTACAACTACTCGTTTATCAGCGAAGCGCAGGCCAGCCGTCTCGGCGTGCCACTCGCATCGCATGTGCGTGTGTTGAACCCCATCGCCTCCGACCAGAGCCTGATGCGCACGACGCTGCTGCACGGCGTCCTCAAGAACTTTGAGGACAACCGCAAGCACTTCGACGCCTTCCGCTTCTTTGAGATCGGCAAGGAGATCCACAAGCAGCCCTCCGGGCTTCCATCCGAGGTCCCGCACCTGGTCGCTGGGGTTTACCAGAACGAAGGCGCGCTCCAGGAGATCCAGAATCTGGTCCGCGCCATCGCCCCGCAAGCGAGCTTTGAGCCGACCACAGAAGTCCACGCCTACGAGCATCCGCAGCGTGTGGCGATTGTCTTCCTCGATGGCGTCCCAATCGGCCGCATCTTTGAGTTCCATCCAAACTGGGTGGAAGGCCGCGCCGCCGTGCTCAATCTCAATCTCGACACGCTCGCGCCCCTGCTGGCCAAGCCGGTCCGCTATGCGCCCATCCGCCGCTTCCCAGCCAGCGAGTTCGATCTCAGCGTGCTCACCGCGCCGCGTGTCTACGCCAATGCCGTCGAGAGCGTTCTGCGGAGCGCCGCCAGCACGGCTGTGGAGCAGATTGCCTTCGTTCGCGACTTCACCTTGCCCGACCAGAAGCGCAGCCTCTCCTTCCGCGTGACAGTCGCCAACAAAGAACGCACCCTCACCCAGGAAGAAATCACTGCAGAACGCGACGCGCTCATTGCCGCCATCCGCTCTGCGGGCTTTGAACTTCGCTAGCGCTTTTCCGTACTCTGAGAGAAGAGAACTTCTCTCATGCACCTTTTCAAACTCACGCTGCTCTCCGCACTTGTGGCGCTTCCCTTGCTACCGCAGGGGCTGCCGCCGCTCATTGATCGCGAACTTCTTTTCGGCAATCCCGAAATCGCCGGAGCGCAGCTTTCGCCCGACGGCAACTTCATCGCCTTCCAGAAGCCGTACAAAAACACCCGCAACATCTGGGTGAAGGAAACAAACGAACCCTTCTCGGCGGCACGGTTGCTCACCCAGGAGACCAAGCGGCCAATCAGTGGCTTCTTTTGGAGCGCCGACTCGAAGTACATTCTCTTCGTCAAGGACAACGATGGCGACGAGAACTTCAACGTCTTCGCCGTCGACCCCAAGGGCATACCCACCTTCGGCTTTGATGCCCCCATCGCCCGCGATCTCACTGGCCTCAAAGGCATCCAGATCCAGATCTATTCGGTGCCCAAGAAAGATCCCGACACCATCTACATCGGCCTCAACGACCGCGACAAGGCCTGGCACGATCTGTACCGGCTGAAACTCTCGACAGGCGAAAAGACGCTGCTCCGCAAGAACACCGACAAGATCGCCTCCTGGAACTTCGATGAGCAAGGCCAGCTTCGCCTCGTCATGCAGGTCACAAATTCCGGGGAACAGCAGATCCTGCGCGTCGACCCCGAGGCCTTCACCAAGATCTATAGTTGCGATGTGTTTGAATCCTGTGGCCCGGTTCGCTTCCATAAGGACAACAAGCGGGTCTATCTGGAAACGAACAAGGGCTCGCGCGACCTCAGCGAGCTGATCCTCTTCGATCCGGTCACGCTGAAGGAGGAATCCGTCGAATCCGATCCGCTCAAGCGCGTGGACTTCGGCCAGGCCCGTTTCTCCGATGTCACCGACGAACTCACCCTCACCATCTATAACGACGAGAAGGTCCGCCGCTACTTCAAGGACAAGACACTCGAGGCTGACTACAAACTGTTGCAAGCCCGCTTCCCCGGCCTTGAAATCGGCTTCGGCTCCCACTCGCGCGATGAGCAAGTCTGGCTCATCAGCACCACCGGCGACACGGAACCTGGCGCAACCTATCTCTTTGATCGCAAGACGAAAAAGACGACGCTGCAATACAAACTCCGCGACAGCATCCCCCGCACGTCCCTCTCCCCGATGACCCCCATTCGCTACAAGTCGAGCGACGGTCTGGAGATCCCGGCTTATCTGACGCTCCCGAAAGGCCTCTCCGCCAAAGGACTGCCTGTCCTCGTTGTGCCCCATGGCGGCCCCTGGGCCCGCGATAGCTGGGGCTTCAATTCGATGGCCCAGTTCTTTGCCAATCGCGGCTACGCGGTGCTGTCACCCAACTTCCGCGGCTCCACCGGCTATGGCAAGAAGTTCCTCAATGCCGGCAATGGCGAATGGGGCCGCAAGATGCAGGACGACATCACCTGGGGCGTCAAGCATCTGATCGCCCAAGGTACGGCTGACCCCAAGCGCGTCGGCATCCTCGGCGGCTCCTATGGCGGATACGCCGTGCTCGCCGGCGTCGCCTTCACCCCAGACCTCTACCGCGCCGGTGTCGACATCGTCGGCCCCTCGAACCTCATCACACTGCTCGACGCGATTCCGCCCTATTGGGAAGCCGGCAAGAAGATCATGTTCTCGCGCATGGCCGACCCGGCCACTCCGGAAGGCAAGGCCTGGCTCAAAGCGCGCTCGCCGCTGAATGCCGCCGACAAGATCAAGACCCCGCTGATGGTGGTGCAAGGCGCCAACGACCCGCGTGTCAATAAGGCCGAGGCAGAACAGATCGTCGTCGCCTTGCGCGATCACAAGTCCCCGGTCGAATACCTGCTCGCTCCCGACGAAGGGCACGGCTTCCAGCGCCCGGTCAACAACATGGCGATGTTCATGGCGATTGAAAAATTCCTCGCCAAACAGCTCGACGGCCGCTATCAGGAAGGTGGCACGCCCGAGGTTGAAAAGCGATTGCAGGAGATCACAGTCGACCCGAAAACCGTCACCCTCACCAAGAAAGCGGATGCCAGCGAAGTCAAACCCGCGACGCCCACAGCGCTCACCCCTGGCGTCTACCATTACCAGGGCAAGCTCAGCTTCGGCGGGCAGCAGGTGGCCATCAAGCTCACCAGCACAATCCAGGAAGAAGACGGCAACTGGGTGGCCACGGACCTGATGGAAACGCCCATGGGCAAGGTGTCAGACGCAGCCACCCTCGACAAGGCCACGCTCTACGTCAAGAAGCGCAACATCCAGCAAGGCCCGGCGAACATCGAGATGATCTATGACGGCAACAAGGTCAAGGGCAAAATCGTGATCAACAACGAGGAGCGTCCAATCGATGGCGACATTGGAGGCCCGCTCTTTGCCGATGCCGCCGGGGCCCAGCAATCCATCGGCGCCCTGCCCCTTGCCGAAGGCTACACTCTCGTTTACCGCAACTTTGACCTCACCGGCCAAAAAGCAAAGCTGCTGCAACTGAAGGTGGCTGGAACCGAAAAAGTAACGGTTCCAGCCGGGAGCTTTGATTGTTACCGGGTGGAAGTAATCTCAGCCGAGGGCCGTCCGGACAAGATGACGATCTGGATCGCCAAAGACACGCGGCAACCGGTCAAGACCACCACGGTGATGCCGCAGATGGGCGGCGCCACGATGGAATCGGAACTCCTACCGCAGCGCTAACGGATAATCGAGGCCTT is part of the Bryobacter aggregatus MPL3 genome and encodes:
- the pheT gene encoding phenylalanine--tRNA ligase subunit beta — encoded protein: MKFSYQWLTELVEDLDIDAKEVSRRITLHTAESEGVEEHGALWKGACPATVLSVESIPNAHNVKAEVETALYGKKTLVCGAPNCRAGLRTIYIPLGVKRISGVDSDGMLASPAELGINGDHDGIIELSEDFALAPDAIIEIDNKSLTHRPDLWGHYGMARELAAILDKPLVDPVSLELLPEGDPQVAVEVLDSHLCPRFSAQLFENVSVTDSPYWLQYRLQSIGLNSISNIVDVTNWLLAELPQPTHAYDADKIHGKIIVRRATDGETMLALNGEEYTLTAEDLVIADEQGAIGIAGVIGGKASSIGPDTKRIILEAANFNASAVRKTSSRLKLRTDASMRFEKAQDPVNTLRAIARGAELFELVSPGIRAVGGPTDVAAVAKPLPVITLSLPWLTRKLGREIAKPEVIGILTRLAFLVEDRGDTLLVTVPSWRATKDVSIPDDLVEEIGRTVGYATITPVAPAMPVVPPPVNEERRYFNRLRNVATQHGYHEIYNYSFISEAQASRLGVPLASHVRVLNPIASDQSLMRTTLLHGVLKNFEDNRKHFDAFRFFEIGKEIHKQPSGLPSEVPHLVAGVYQNEGALQEIQNLVRAIAPQASFEPTTEVHAYEHPQRVAIVFLDGVPIGRIFEFHPNWVEGRAAVLNLNLDTLAPLLAKPVRYAPIRRFPASEFDLSVLTAPRVYANAVESVLRSAASTAVEQIAFVRDFTLPDQKRSLSFRVTVANKERTLTQEEITAERDALIAAIRSAGFELR
- a CDS encoding alpha/beta fold hydrolase; this translates as MHLFKLTLLSALVALPLLPQGLPPLIDRELLFGNPEIAGAQLSPDGNFIAFQKPYKNTRNIWVKETNEPFSAARLLTQETKRPISGFFWSADSKYILFVKDNDGDENFNVFAVDPKGIPTFGFDAPIARDLTGLKGIQIQIYSVPKKDPDTIYIGLNDRDKAWHDLYRLKLSTGEKTLLRKNTDKIASWNFDEQGQLRLVMQVTNSGEQQILRVDPEAFTKIYSCDVFESCGPVRFHKDNKRVYLETNKGSRDLSELILFDPVTLKEESVESDPLKRVDFGQARFSDVTDELTLTIYNDEKVRRYFKDKTLEADYKLLQARFPGLEIGFGSHSRDEQVWLISTTGDTEPGATYLFDRKTKKTTLQYKLRDSIPRTSLSPMTPIRYKSSDGLEIPAYLTLPKGLSAKGLPVLVVPHGGPWARDSWGFNSMAQFFANRGYAVLSPNFRGSTGYGKKFLNAGNGEWGRKMQDDITWGVKHLIAQGTADPKRVGILGGSYGGYAVLAGVAFTPDLYRAGVDIVGPSNLITLLDAIPPYWEAGKKIMFSRMADPATPEGKAWLKARSPLNAADKIKTPLMVVQGANDPRVNKAEAEQIVVALRDHKSPVEYLLAPDEGHGFQRPVNNMAMFMAIEKFLAKQLDGRYQEGGTPEVEKRLQEITVDPKTVTLTKKADASEVKPATPTALTPGVYHYQGKLSFGGQQVAIKLTSTIQEEDGNWVATDLMETPMGKVSDAATLDKATLYVKKRNIQQGPANIEMIYDGNKVKGKIVINNEERPIDGDIGGPLFADAAGAQQSIGALPLAEGYTLVYRNFDLTGQKAKLLQLKVAGTEKVTVPAGSFDCYRVEVISAEGRPDKMTIWIAKDTRQPVKTTTVMPQMGGATMESELLPQR